In one window of Alkalilimnicola sp. S0819 DNA:
- a CDS encoding heavy metal translocating P-type ATPase: MGTELVLGIDGMSCASCVRRVERALEQAKGVEQASVNLAGNRADLRLARGAMLEPVLGAVRDAGYEPRIAEAVFQVEGMSCASCVGRIEKALLTRPGVVRASVNLALGKVTVGYLSDALSPGRLRDAIREAGYESHAEEAAPPVGDSEGASLRYALLVAALFTVPLFLVSMGKMLPGLGPWMHGLMDARGWMWLELLLVTPVQFHAGARFYRGGWTELRHLNPGMNSLVMIGASAAYFYSLLALLAPGLFPAGTAVSYFEAAGVIITLILLGRYLEHIARGRTSQAIRKLMGLQAPTARVLRDGEARDVPVEDVLPGERVQVRPGERVPLDGEVLEGSSWVDESMISGEPVPVEKGPGAELVGGTVNKHGSLLFRVSRVGEDTVLSRIIRMVESAQADKPPIQLLADRIAGVFVPVAVLVALLSFVVWLLLGPSPALSYAFVSAVSVLLIACPCAMGLATPTAIMVGTGKGAEQGVLFRKGTALELLGQVDRVVLDKTGTLTEGRPALTDFRVVDGEEDELLALVAAAESLSEHPVAEALVRAARERGLDLPPATDFQARPGFGVRATVAGQRLDIGADRYMRELGVDISPLTAAAEDLARRARTPLYVAVDGRLGALIAVADPLKPGSVEALERLREQGVELAMLSGDNRHTAQAIAVELGISRVLAEVLPEQKASEVKRLQAEGKRVAFVGDGINDAPALAQADVGIAIGTGTDIAVEAADVVLMRGDLRVLAAAFRLSARTRRTIVGNFVWAYGYNVALIPVAAGVLYPFTGLLLNPMVAAGAMSLSSIFVLSNSLRLRRVKLAAETPGTSSRQIGRTGSSAPIS; this comes from the coding sequence ATGGGCACAGAACTGGTGCTGGGCATAGACGGCATGAGCTGCGCGTCCTGCGTGCGGCGCGTAGAGCGTGCGCTGGAGCAGGCCAAGGGCGTGGAGCAGGCCAGCGTGAACCTGGCCGGCAATCGGGCGGATCTGCGCCTGGCCCGTGGGGCGATGCTGGAGCCGGTTCTGGGCGCGGTACGCGATGCGGGCTACGAACCGCGCATCGCGGAGGCGGTTTTTCAGGTGGAGGGCATGAGCTGCGCGTCTTGTGTGGGCCGTATCGAGAAGGCGCTGCTCACGCGGCCCGGGGTGGTCCGCGCCTCGGTCAACCTGGCGCTAGGCAAGGTGACGGTGGGTTACCTGTCCGACGCGCTGAGCCCCGGTCGCCTGCGTGATGCGATCCGCGAGGCCGGATACGAGAGCCACGCCGAGGAGGCCGCCCCGCCCGTCGGTGACTCCGAAGGGGCATCGCTGCGATACGCGCTGTTGGTGGCGGCGCTCTTCACGGTGCCGCTGTTCCTGGTCTCCATGGGCAAGATGCTCCCCGGGCTGGGTCCGTGGATGCATGGCCTGATGGACGCGCGTGGCTGGATGTGGCTGGAGCTGCTGCTGGTCACGCCGGTGCAATTCCATGCCGGCGCGCGCTTCTACCGTGGGGGCTGGACGGAGCTGCGCCATCTGAACCCGGGGATGAACAGCCTGGTCATGATCGGCGCCTCGGCGGCCTACTTCTATTCCCTCCTGGCGCTGCTGGCGCCCGGCCTGTTTCCCGCCGGCACGGCGGTGAGCTATTTCGAGGCGGCGGGGGTGATCATCACCCTGATTCTGCTCGGGCGCTATCTGGAACACATTGCCCGGGGCCGCACTTCCCAGGCCATACGCAAACTCATGGGGCTGCAGGCGCCCACCGCGCGGGTGCTGCGCGATGGCGAGGCGCGGGATGTGCCCGTCGAGGACGTGCTGCCCGGCGAGCGGGTGCAGGTGCGCCCGGGTGAGCGCGTGCCGCTGGATGGGGAGGTGCTCGAAGGCAGCTCCTGGGTGGACGAGTCCATGATCTCCGGCGAGCCGGTGCCGGTGGAGAAAGGCCCGGGTGCGGAGCTGGTGGGCGGGACCGTGAACAAGCACGGCAGTCTGCTGTTCCGGGTCAGCCGGGTAGGCGAGGACACGGTGCTCTCGCGGATCATCCGCATGGTGGAGAGCGCCCAGGCGGACAAGCCGCCGATCCAGTTGCTCGCCGATCGCATTGCCGGGGTGTTCGTGCCGGTGGCGGTGCTGGTGGCACTGCTGAGTTTCGTGGTCTGGTTGCTGCTCGGGCCCAGTCCGGCGCTGTCCTACGCCTTCGTCAGCGCCGTGTCCGTGTTGCTGATAGCCTGCCCCTGCGCCATGGGGCTGGCCACCCCCACCGCCATCATGGTGGGCACCGGCAAGGGGGCCGAGCAGGGTGTGCTGTTCCGCAAGGGCACGGCGCTGGAGCTGTTGGGTCAGGTGGACCGCGTGGTGTTGGACAAGACCGGCACCCTCACCGAAGGCCGCCCCGCGTTGACCGATTTTCGGGTGGTCGATGGCGAGGAGGATGAATTGCTGGCGCTGGTGGCGGCGGCGGAGTCCCTGAGCGAGCACCCGGTGGCGGAAGCCCTGGTCCGCGCCGCCCGGGAGCGTGGCCTGGACCTGCCCCCGGCGACGGATTTTCAGGCACGACCGGGCTTTGGTGTGCGCGCGACGGTGGCCGGGCAGCGGCTGGATATCGGCGCCGATCGGTATATGCGCGAGCTGGGGGTGGATATTTCGCCGCTGACGGCGGCGGCGGAGGATCTGGCCCGGCGTGCCCGTACCCCGCTGTACGTGGCGGTGGATGGGCGCTTGGGTGCCCTGATCGCCGTGGCCGACCCCCTCAAGCCCGGCAGCGTGGAAGCGCTGGAGCGCTTGCGCGAGCAGGGTGTGGAGCTTGCCATGCTCAGCGGCGACAACCGCCATACCGCCCAGGCCATCGCTGTGGAGCTGGGTATCAGCCGCGTGCTCGCCGAAGTGCTGCCGGAGCAGAAGGCCTCGGAGGTGAAGCGTCTGCAGGCCGAGGGCAAGCGGGTCGCCTTCGTCGGCGACGGCATCAATGACGCGCCCGCACTGGCGCAGGCGGACGTGGGCATTGCCATTGGCACCGGCACGGATATCGCCGTGGAAGCGGCCGATGTGGTGCTGATGCGGGGGGATCTGCGTGTGCTGGCCGCGGCCTTCCGCCTGTCCGCGCGCACCCGGCGCACCATCGTCGGCAACTTCGTCTGGGCCTACGGCTACAACGTGGCGCTGATCCCCGTGGCGGCCGGTGTGCTCTACCCCTTCACCGGCCTTCTGCTCAACCCCATGGTGGCGGCCGGCGCCATGAGCCTGTCCAGCATCTTCGTGCTGAGCAATTCCCTGCGCTTGCGCCGTGTGAAGCTGGCTGCGGAGACGCCCGGAACTTCCAGTCGCCAGATCGGTCGAACCGGCTCGTCCGCACCCATTTCTTGA
- a CDS encoding heme ABC transporter permease, with product MRSPGLWTRLHQLGSPERFYRLCGQLMPWFALPCVALFALGLYGGLFWAPPDYQQGESYRIIFVHVPAAWMSMFVYVNMALLAGVGLIWRVKAAEILALASAPLGAWFTFLALVTGSLWGRPMWGTWWEWDARLTSELILLFLYLGYIALHHAYEDPRKGARASAVLALVGVVNVPIIHYSVVWWNTLHQGATVTKLEAPSIHWSMLLPLLAMALAFMCYYGWVLLMRARAEMLWRERKARWVRERLRS from the coding sequence GTGCGCAGCCCCGGCCTCTGGACTCGGCTCCATCAGCTTGGTTCGCCCGAGCGATTCTATCGCCTGTGCGGGCAGCTCATGCCCTGGTTCGCGTTGCCCTGCGTGGCGCTGTTCGCGCTGGGGCTCTACGGTGGTCTGTTTTGGGCGCCGCCCGATTATCAGCAGGGTGAAAGCTACCGGATCATTTTCGTGCACGTGCCCGCGGCCTGGATGTCCATGTTCGTCTACGTGAACATGGCGCTGCTGGCCGGGGTGGGGCTGATCTGGCGGGTCAAGGCGGCGGAGATCCTGGCGCTGGCCAGCGCACCGCTGGGCGCCTGGTTCACCTTCCTGGCGCTGGTTACCGGCTCGCTCTGGGGGCGGCCCATGTGGGGCACCTGGTGGGAGTGGGATGCGCGGCTCACCTCCGAGCTGATTCTGCTGTTCCTGTATCTGGGCTACATCGCCCTGCACCATGCCTATGAAGACCCGCGCAAGGGCGCGCGGGCCAGTGCCGTGCTGGCCCTGGTGGGCGTGGTGAATGTGCCGATCATTCATTACTCGGTGGTCTGGTGGAACACCCTGCACCAGGGTGCCACGGTCACCAAGCTGGAGGCGCCCAGCATCCACTGGAGCATGCTGCTGCCGCTGCTCGCCATGGCGCTGGCCTTCATGTGCTACTACGGCTGGGTGCTGCTGATGCGCGCGCGGGCCGAGATGCTGTGGCGGGAGCGCAAGGCGCGCTGGGTAAGGGAGCGGCTGCGTTCATGA
- the ccmD gene encoding heme exporter protein CcmD has protein sequence MNWQEFFAMGGYAVYVWPSYGLSLAVLLGNWWLARQRARRLWSELARKERARSGA, from the coding sequence ATGAACTGGCAGGAATTCTTCGCGATGGGCGGCTATGCCGTCTATGTCTGGCCCTCCTACGGGCTGAGCCTGGCGGTGCTGCTGGGCAACTGGTGGCTGGCGCGTCAGCGGGCGCGGCGGCTTTGGTCGGAACTGGCCCGCAAGGAGCGGGCAAGGAGCGGGGCATGA